From one Lycium ferocissimum isolate CSIRO_LF1 chromosome 5, AGI_CSIRO_Lferr_CH_V1, whole genome shotgun sequence genomic stretch:
- the LOC132057642 gene encoding uncharacterized protein LOC132057642 — MASVWNKLKKVKTALKSLHTTEFRGIETKVQQVRQKLKDIQEKMRYSHTASALFTAEKEIRQQLEKWVVVEESIYKQKSRANWLRLGDSNTTYFHAYMKSRYSQNMIRSLVNAQGVYITSDQGIEEEIQGFYRGLLGSTSPSLPAINPDIMKQGNILTKEQQLLLVAPITFEEIYSGLCGIDDSKAPGRADVTDAVKQLFDTSDMYKAINVTSVTLVPKATKSDGFLSG; from the exons ATGGCATCAGTATGGAATAAACTTAAGAAGGTCAAAACTGCTCTAAAGAGCCTCCATACAACTGAATTTCGGGGGATTGAGACAAAGGTGCAACAGGTGAGGCAAAAGCTAAAAGATATACAGGAGAAAATGAGATACTCACATACTGCTTCTGCTTTGTTTACTGCAGAGAAGGAAATTAGGCAGCAACTAGAGAAATGGGTAGTAGTAGAGGAAagtatatataaacaaaaatctAGAGCTAATTGGTTAAGGTTAGGTGACTCAAATACTACTTATTTCCATGCATATATGAAGAGTAGATATAGCCAAAACATGATTAGAAGCTTAGTGAATGCTCAGGGGGTCTACATAACATCTGACCAGGGAATTGAAGAGGAAATTCAAGGGTTCTATAGGGGGCTGCTGGGATCAACATCCCCATCACTACCTGCTATAAATCCTGATATCATGAAACAAGGCAACATATTGACCAAGGAGCAACAATTGCTGCTCGTTGCTCCTATTACATTTGAGGAGATATACTCTGGCTTGTGTGGAATTGATGATTCAAAGGCTCCAGGAA GAGCTGATGTTACTGATGCTGTGAAGCAGTTATTTGACACTTCTGATATGTACAAGGCAATCAATGTTACTTCAGTCACTCTGGTGCCTAAG GCTACAAAAAGTGATGGATTTCTTAGTGGATAA